The Carboxydocella sporoproducens DSM 16521 sequence CCATTGAGAAACAGGTAGAGGTATCTAACCGGGAAGCCCATGAAGCTATTGAAGCAGGAGTAGATGAGATTAAATCCCTGTTGGCCCAGAATCCGGTTTCCGCAGAGAAGGTAAAAGAGGCCCTGGAAAAAATCGAATCCGGACTGGTTGCCATCGCACCGGCTGAGCAGAAAGCTGAAGGCAAAGTTAAAGTGCTGGCTGAGTTGCAGGAAAAACTGGAAGCAGCTTTGAAAGCTGTGGAAGAACAAAACTGGGAGAAAGCCAAAGCTGAACTGGCAGAATTCTATGAGAAATATGAAGTAATTGAGGCAGAAGTCAAAGCCAGTCAGAAAGGCTTGCACGAACAAATTGAAAATACCCTGGATGAAGCCAAGAAACTTTTAGCAACTTCTGCTCCTGAACAGGGAAAAATCAAGGAAAAGATAGAAGCCCTTGAGGCCCTGGTCAAGCAACTGAAAGAAGAAAAAGCCCCAGGGGAAGAAGCTCAGGTCCAAAAAGGCAATATGAGTGGCATAATCGATTCCGCCACTATTCTACTGCGGGAAGGTTTCGAGGCCTTGCTGGTGTTTGCAGCTTTACTGGCTTTTTTGCGCAAGGCTGGACAAAATGACAAAGTGAAATATCTTTATGCTGGCGCTATCCTCGGTGTTGTGGCCTCTTTCCTGGTGGCGTGGGTCTTTGGTGCAGCCTTTACTGCCAATGTGGCTAACCGGGAAATCGCTGAAGGGGTAATTTCTCTTATCGCAGCTGGCATGTTGTTCTATGTAAGTTACTGGTTAATCAGCAAAGCCAATGCTGAACAGTGGCAAAAATATATTTCCGGTCAGACGCAGGCGTCCCTGGCGCAAAATAATGTCCTGTCCCTGGCTTTTGTAGCCTTTCTGGCGGTATTCCGGGAAGGATTTGAAACAGTTCTGTTTTACGCTGCCCTGATCCCTCAGATTGGCTGGGCCAGTGCTGGTACCGGTATGGTTATTGCCACTGCCGCTCTGGCGGCTGTTGCCGTTGCCATTTTCGTCTTCGGGATGAAGGTTCCCATTAAACCTTTCTTCACCATTACCGGGGTCTTGCTCTATTATCTGGCCTTTAAATTTACCGGAGTGGGGATTCACGAATTGCAGGAAGGAAAGGTTGTTGGTGAAACGATCATTCCCTGGATTCCCAAAGTGCAAGGGATTGGCCTGTATCCTTCCATGGAATCCCTGGCAGCCCAGGGCCTATTGCTGGCAGCTGCTGTAATAGCATTAATCTGGGTATTAAAGAACAAACCTGCCCAGAATTAGGTTAATTCAAACTGCTCCCTGCTCAATAAAAGCAGGGAGTTTGCTTTTTGTCTTGCAGATTATGGTGGAATAGTATATACTTTTTTCCATGAACAGTTATTCATTAAGGGGGCAATGTAGATGCAACTGACAGTTCCTACACCTTTTCCGGTGGGGCCGGTTAACTTATATGCCTTACAGGGGGAAAAGGGTTTTTATTTAATTGATGCCGGGGTGGCGACCCCTGAAGCCCGGCAGCTGATTAAGGACTGGCTGCCTGCTCCTTTGCAGGGTATACTGGTTACCCATGGCCATCCCGACCATCTGGGGCTGGCAGCGGAAATAGCCCGTGAGCATAATTGTCCGGTCTACTTAAATGAAGATGAGTTTCAACGA is a genomic window containing:
- a CDS encoding FTR1 family protein — protein: MKVKQWLAALGVSTILLTTSSVWAATKMPAEATAKIPALLRVLEETEEAVKKGENTEALKEIKEFYELYEGIETQVKAVAAKEHEKIEEHVDEVKKLLAAKQVKSEEVEQHLEAIAGELKELSGQEDAAEGKTVDVAAKQKELKEIFEKAEAAAKAGDWNKVKEEIGEFYLGYETIEKQVEVSNREAHEAIEAGVDEIKSLLAQNPVSAEKVKEALEKIESGLVAIAPAEQKAEGKVKVLAELQEKLEAALKAVEEQNWEKAKAELAEFYEKYEVIEAEVKASQKGLHEQIENTLDEAKKLLATSAPEQGKIKEKIEALEALVKQLKEEKAPGEEAQVQKGNMSGIIDSATILLREGFEALLVFAALLAFLRKAGQNDKVKYLYAGAILGVVASFLVAWVFGAAFTANVANREIAEGVISLIAAGMLFYVSYWLISKANAEQWQKYISGQTQASLAQNNVLSLAFVAFLAVFREGFETVLFYAALIPQIGWASAGTGMVIATAALAAVAVAIFVFGMKVPIKPFFTITGVLLYYLAFKFTGVGIHELQEGKVVGETIIPWIPKVQGIGLYPSMESLAAQGLLLAAAVIALIWVLKNKPAQN